One part of the Mycolicibacterium aromaticivorans JS19b1 = JCM 16368 genome encodes these proteins:
- a CDS encoding ArsR/SmtB family transcription factor translates to MVEVQAFPADSYPVHRVGPLHQVLAALQDPARLEMIRRLHNAGAPLQCSALYDGINKSTATHHFKILREAGLLERLVLGGLTHQRLRAEEVDAALPGLLASVVDGANREVAARG, encoded by the coding sequence GTGGTTGAGGTGCAGGCATTCCCTGCCGACAGCTATCCCGTCCATCGGGTCGGCCCGCTGCACCAGGTGCTCGCGGCCCTGCAGGATCCCGCTCGGCTGGAGATGATCAGGCGGCTGCACAACGCCGGCGCACCCTTGCAGTGCAGCGCGCTCTACGACGGCATCAACAAGTCCACGGCCACCCACCACTTCAAGATCCTGCGCGAAGCCGGATTGCTCGAGCGATTGGTTCTCGGCGGTCTCACCCACCAACGGCTGCGCGCCGAGGAAGTCGACGCTGCACTACCCGGGCTGCTGGCCTCGGTGGTCGACGGCGCCAACCGAGAAGTCGCCGCCCGCGGTTAG
- a CDS encoding M13 family metallopeptidase: protein MTVETLRSGIDLSHVEAQVRPQDDLFGHVNGRWLAEYTIPGDRATDGAFRTLYDRAEEQVRELIMAAAGGQERSDSGDGRSEPGSDAQRIGDLYASFLDAEAVERRGVQPLLDELAHIDTAADPAALAAVIGSLQRTGVGGGVGLYIDTDSKNSTRYLLHVTQSGLGLPDESYYRDEQHASILGAYPAHIATMFALVLGGTADDHTERAARIVALEAKLAAAHWDVVKRRDADLTYNLRNFTDLPVEAPGFDWAGWIGAQGTKPDVVAELVVRQPDYLTAFAELWSGHDFADWQDWARWRLINARAAYLTEAVVEANFDFYGRTLSGTEQIRERWKRAVSLVESLMGDAVGRLYVERHFPPDAKARMDVLVDNLREAYRVSINDLEWMTPETRQRALAKLDKFTAKIGYPKKWRDYSALVIDRNDLYGNVIRGAEVAHDREMAKLGGPVDRDEWFMTPQTVNAYYNPGMNEIVFPAAILQPPFFDAEADDAANYGGIGAVIGHEIGHGFDDQGAKYDGDGNLVDWWTDEDRTEFGTRTKQLIEQYEEFVPRGLQPSHHVNGAFTVGENIGDLGGLSIALLAYELSLDGKKAPVIDGLTGRQRVFFGWAQVWRTKSREAEAIRRLATDPHSPPEFRCNGVIRNMDAFYEAFDVSEDDELYLEPDRRVRIWS from the coding sequence GTGACGGTAGAAACGCTGCGCTCGGGTATCGACTTGTCCCACGTCGAAGCCCAGGTTCGCCCCCAAGACGATCTGTTCGGCCACGTCAACGGACGCTGGTTGGCCGAGTACACCATCCCCGGTGACCGGGCCACCGACGGCGCGTTCCGGACGTTGTACGACCGGGCCGAGGAGCAGGTGCGCGAGCTCATCATGGCCGCGGCCGGTGGGCAGGAGCGCAGCGACTCGGGAGATGGCAGAAGCGAGCCGGGCAGCGATGCGCAACGGATCGGCGACCTCTACGCCAGCTTCCTGGACGCCGAGGCCGTCGAGCGCCGCGGCGTGCAGCCGCTGCTCGACGAGCTGGCGCATATCGATACCGCGGCCGATCCGGCTGCGCTGGCCGCGGTGATCGGCTCGCTGCAGCGCACCGGCGTGGGCGGTGGCGTCGGGCTCTACATCGACACCGATTCCAAGAACTCGACGCGGTACCTGCTGCACGTCACGCAGTCGGGTCTGGGTCTGCCGGACGAGTCGTACTACCGCGACGAGCAGCACGCCTCCATCCTGGGTGCCTACCCGGCGCATATCGCCACGATGTTCGCGCTCGTTCTGGGCGGCACCGCCGACGACCACACCGAGCGGGCCGCGCGGATCGTCGCACTGGAGGCCAAACTGGCTGCCGCGCACTGGGATGTCGTCAAGCGCCGCGACGCGGACCTGACCTATAACCTGCGCAACTTCACCGATCTGCCCGTAGAGGCGCCCGGCTTCGACTGGGCCGGCTGGATCGGCGCGCAGGGCACCAAACCGGACGTGGTGGCCGAACTCGTTGTGCGCCAACCTGATTACCTCACCGCGTTCGCCGAGCTGTGGTCGGGCCACGACTTCGCCGACTGGCAGGACTGGGCGCGCTGGCGCCTGATCAACGCGCGCGCCGCCTACCTGACCGAGGCGGTGGTGGAGGCGAACTTCGATTTCTACGGTCGCACCCTGTCGGGCACCGAGCAGATCCGCGAACGCTGGAAGCGGGCCGTGTCGCTGGTGGAGAGCCTGATGGGCGACGCGGTCGGACGGCTCTATGTCGAGCGGCACTTCCCGCCGGATGCCAAGGCCCGCATGGACGTGCTCGTCGACAACCTGCGTGAGGCCTACCGGGTCAGCATCAACGACCTGGAGTGGATGACGCCGGAGACCCGTCAGCGCGCGCTGGCCAAGCTGGACAAGTTCACCGCCAAGATCGGCTATCCGAAGAAGTGGCGTGACTACTCGGCACTGGTGATCGATCGAAACGATCTGTACGGCAATGTGATTCGCGGTGCCGAGGTGGCCCACGACCGGGAAATGGCCAAGCTCGGCGGCCCGGTCGATCGCGACGAGTGGTTCATGACCCCGCAGACGGTCAACGCCTACTACAACCCGGGCATGAACGAGATCGTGTTCCCCGCGGCGATTCTGCAGCCGCCGTTCTTCGACGCCGAGGCCGATGACGCGGCCAACTACGGCGGGATCGGCGCCGTGATCGGCCACGAGATCGGCCACGGATTCGACGACCAGGGCGCCAAGTACGACGGCGACGGCAATCTCGTCGACTGGTGGACCGACGAGGACCGCACCGAGTTCGGCACGCGCACCAAGCAACTCATCGAGCAGTATGAAGAGTTCGTACCGCGCGGGCTCCAGCCGAGCCACCACGTCAACGGCGCGTTCACCGTCGGCGAGAACATCGGCGACCTGGGCGGACTGTCGATCGCGCTGCTGGCTTACGAGCTGTCGCTGGACGGCAAGAAAGCGCCGGTGATCGACGGCCTGACCGGTAGGCAGCGGGTGTTCTTCGGCTGGGCGCAGGTGTGGCGTACGAAATCTCGTGAGGCCGAGGCGATTCGGCGCCTGGCGACCGATCCGCACTCACCCCCGGAGTTCCGCTGCAACGGCGTGATCCGCAACATGGACGCGTTCTATGAGGCGTTCGATGTCAGCGAGGACGACGAGTTGTATCTCGAGCCCGACCGGCGCGTCCGCATCTGGAGCTAA
- a CDS encoding CoA-binding protein, giving the protein MTPNSAELEAILRDTRTVAVVGASDNPARPSHEVYEYLARFSDFELYPVNPNISDIDGARVYPSLAEVPVVPDMVDVFRRYDDLPGVLADTLALSPHPKYLWLQQGLWHDEVAEQARAAGLRVVMDRCLKVDYARLIGR; this is encoded by the coding sequence TTGACCCCGAATTCGGCTGAGCTGGAAGCGATTCTGCGTGACACCCGCACGGTCGCCGTGGTGGGCGCCTCTGACAATCCGGCTCGGCCGAGCCACGAGGTGTACGAGTATCTGGCGCGGTTCAGCGATTTCGAGCTGTATCCGGTGAACCCGAACATCAGTGACATCGACGGCGCGCGGGTCTATCCGTCGCTGGCCGAAGTGCCCGTCGTGCCGGACATGGTCGACGTGTTCCGCCGTTACGACGATCTTCCTGGGGTACTGGCGGACACGCTCGCGCTGAGCCCGCATCCGAAATACCTGTGGCTGCAACAGGGTCTGTGGCATGACGAGGTGGCTGAGCAGGCGCGCGCCGCCGGGCTGCGCGTCGTGATGGACCGGTGCCTGAAGGTGGACTACGCCCGGCTCATCGGGCGTTGA